The Carassius auratus strain Wakin chromosome 11, ASM336829v1, whole genome shotgun sequence DNA window cacaacggttttcaactttgataataggaagacattttttcttacaaatataaGGAGGACactgaagaatatatatatatatatatattttttttttaaacatctaaaaaaaaaattcttaaatatatacatgcatgtgtgtgtatttatatttacataaatatacagtgtatacattatgtaaacaaaaacttttattttgtatgcgattgattgcaattaatcatttgacagcaataatatatatatatatatatatatataaaacttatatttaagtaaaaaaaaaaatcgaataccTGTAGCATTAGATAAAGCCAGTGACTCCATAGATCCATGTGGTGTCTGCTCTAGTGGTGTGAGATGTTCACTGAAGCCAAGTGTACTAATGGGGTTCCTGCTACGGCCCATCTGCGGTCCAACATCCTTCTCCTTCTCCCTCTGGAATACATGGAGGCTGACTGAGCGCTTATCCATAAAACTGTTGTGTGGAACCTCTTGAAAGCTCGCCTGAGTTCGCAGTGCAGGTGGGTAATAGTCCTCAGGTCCGGGTTGGAACCAGTTTTCGTTCATAGACTGTCCTTTCAGAGCAGATACTGGGGGTCTCTTGGAGGCCACAGGCTCCTTTGGCCTCGAATCTGCGGGGTGTCCAGGGGACAGATTTGAAGAATAGGAAGTCCGGATGTTGCACTGACTGAGCAAATGAAGAGGGTTTGAAGAGAGTTCATTACGGCTCTCGAACCCATACATCTCAGCTGGCGTTTTCCAGGATGGAGATTCTCTGTTCAGGCTAGGAGTTTGACTGGATAGGCTAAGCAAATCCATTTGCAGGGACAGCGGGTCAACGTCAGCAGAGTAACGCCCAGCTGAACCTTTTCCTGCCTGGTTCCCATCTCCTCCTCGACCATCATTATTGCTCTTATTGGATTTGGAGCTGCTGCGCCGGGCCTCACGTGAACGGGCGCTCTGAAATGCAGAATCTGAGGAATCAGAGCCGTTTTGGTCATCGCCAACGCTACACGCCCGAGAGCAGAAGATCTGACCCTGCTTGGGTAGAAAGGGACGACCGAGCAGGGACTTCTTACACCGAGCACAGCTAAAACAGGCTTCGGTGGCATGCCAGTGCTGGCCATCATATGTCATCTGACCCTGGTCAATACCTGCACGATCAGAAGATATCAATTACACACAGATCACATGCACCTATACCAAAAATCACAAATATGTAGACTGCTCATAAACTATTggtcagtgacacacacacacacacaaaaaggaaaaacCATCTAGATTAAAACACGCCAGATAAAATATCATATAGTTTGATCTTTATACACATCATCAGGATCTAAAAAGATTTCTAAAACCTTTGTAGCGATggggaaaataattacaaataattacaaatgatcACAAATTACGTATTTAAAACTTATACATacttatatatacacaaaatataagtttattcattatatataaacttcaactatatatatatatatatatatatatatatatatatatatattaggggtgtaacgatacgcgtattcgtattgaaccgttcggtacgacgctttcggttcggtacgcggtacgcattatgtataccgaacggttcgttggagtaattaattatatttgaaaaaaaaaaaaaaagagagagagagaaatataatgatatgcgttcaacaaggtagcccaataacccaaacaacgtaacaggcaacgcccctgacactcccgaagaagaaaaaaacaccatcttatatgtttatgttaggctactcagcaggcgctcgctcactcagtacgcgctgaaggctcgttgcaaaatagccaatgcgtttaacagactagaaatgagaagatcctccaataaccaacaggtctggtgtttgggtgcactttggattccctttaagctataatggtgatggcaagagagtggtggataaaaaacaacggtatgtcgcatctgcaacatgacagggtacaccagcgggaataaaaaaaaaaaaaaaaaaaaacaccagcgggaatatctgggatatatgcgtcagtactatctgggaaaagacgaaaaaaaggagaaacatgcacgcagcaaactatccctgcagcatttagaaactatagcttacagggaatccaacccaaacaccagacctgttggttattttaggatcttatatttctggtctgttaaaggcattcgacattttgcaacgagccttcagcgcgtgctgagtgagcgagcgccttaggggccgttcacatatcgtgcctaaaaacgcatggaaaacgctaagcgcgtctttctcctcctttccaaagcgctcgggcagaagcgctcatgaggcgtctgtctttgctaagcaacaatgacgtgctctctccatgagacgcggaaatttcagcgaaggataaatggatttgcagctctaaacatcgcttgcagtagctttgctactaaatttatttcaaaattgcaatccatatacaactatgatcagctgatccttcatcttggctgagctctcaacgttgttacgggaaaggatgaagctgattggttagttcttgtcacatgacccgcggtgcgcttgcggcattctgaaaagttgagatgtttttacattttgctgtatctaaaacgtatcgaaccgaaccgaaccgaaccgtgacatcagtgtatcgtatcgaaccgaaccgtgaattttgtgaaccgttacacccctaatatatatatatatatatatatatagttatatatatatatataactatatatatatatatatatatatatatataactatataactatatatatatatatagttatatatatatatatatatatatatatatatatatatatatataaattagcttTGTGTCAAGGATTTCGTGTAGTcctttagataaaaataaataaattaagagcaATTACCAACACTGTGTAAAAATCTGAATGCATAGTGTAGTTACATAAGCTTAAAAATGTGTGGATGACAGCTACTTtatgtaaacaaacacagaacaaaGATGTCTTTGAAAGACTGCGTCCTCGTGAGGTGTAGACGTGTTTGGAGAAAACTGATTATACGGTGTGCCGCATATTGCAGAAATGCATTCGATTTTAATCACAGCTCTCTTTAAGCAGCCACACTTTAATGGACAACATCTGTTTTGAAAACCGGCACTGTTGCTTCCTGTTTATAATCAGTTTCACAAAATTACTTTCTGTGGTTCTATGCGGAAAGTAATTCCAGACAATTTCTGCGAAATAAGCTGCCAAGAAGCTAAATGTGAAGGCCAGACTAAACCATCAACTCGCAATGGTGCTCTTCTTGTTTAATATCTTAATGACAAAGACGAAAAGCAGGTCAGTCGTCTCTTGGCAGTTGCTACAGGGCAATTTCTGCAAGAGCAAAGTGGACCGGGCCTAGCGTGGACATGAGAGGATTCCAGGTTGGCACTGATAGATGGGCTCTTACCGATGTGTTCCCCACAGGAGTCACAGTACTCCGCATACAGGGACTCAAAGCAGGTGCAGCAGTATGGCCGGCCCTCTTTCATGATGTAACGCTGGCCGCCCAGAACAGTCTCGCACTCGAAACAACAAAAGTGCTTCATGTGCCAGTGCCTGCCCTCTGCCTCTGTGCACTCATCTGAAAAAATGATCTAAGAGAGACATAAGAGATAAGAGTGAGACCATTTTTCTGCAGCGGAAGTGACAGGACTAAAGCTAAAGGCTCCGCTGAGGCAACAGACTGAGCTCCAGCACAGCAGTAACTCTATTATCACTATAGAGATGAAGTTCTGTAACCATGGTAATCCTGCAATGCATTCAGCTGTCTTTACACAAAATGAGAACTAGAGAAACAGGGCTCATTGCGTGCAATCGTTAACTACACAATGCGAAACAATTCAATTTGTAACGTTTTACGGCAAATTAAGCAAATCACTTTTCTACAGCACTTTAAGGGTGCGATCACACTATTATCTCAATAGGAATCCACGCGATTGGAAATTTTGAATGAGAGAcagcagaacaaaaaaaataaaataaatctcacaTGGATTTCACAGTGGATTCAAGTTTGTTCAACTTTTCACAGCAACTTTCACGGTGTTTACCAATGTGACGTTTTGGCCACACCTAAAGATGATtaagggaatagttcaccaaaaaaataaatttgttctGAAAATGTGCTTACCCAAAGGTCATCCAAGGggattttgtttctttattggaacagatttggagaaatttagcattacatgacttgctcaccaaaggatcctctgcagtgaatgggtgctgtcagaatgagagcccaaacagctgataaaaacatcagaatgatctgtaagtaatccacaccaccccTGTCCATCGGTGAATGTCTTGgcaagtgaaaagctgcatgtttgttagaAATAAGTCCATCATTGaagtgttttaacttcaaatcatcGCTTGTGGATTATGATGATGCCTTCATCAGCTGTTTTAACCctcagtctgacggcacccattcactgcagatttgcactttctctaaatctgttccaacGAGGAAGCATCATCTTGGATGGCGTGCGATGGCCTAATGGTTAATTAGCACAAACTAATGTAAAAGACGTTCATGTCCTGAAATGGCAAGGAGAGTGCGTCTAACCTCATCGCAGGCTGAACAGCGGGGTTTGAGTCTCTCAGCATGGTGGCGGCCGCAGAAGATCTTCCCATCCTGGTAGAAGTAGATAAGATCCACCAGTAGCTCGTCGCACATGCTGCACACAAAGCATTGTGGGTGCCAGCACACCCCATGGCCTGCTCGTGATGCAAACACGGCAATGTCACCTCCGTTTATCTGCCCCCCACACTGAAAACGAGAGAAACGGATGGAGAGGGTTATAAGGTAGGAAGGAAAGTCAAAAAGAAAATCTTGATGACATTTAACAGCagggtaaataataataatgttagatTCATATTTTGTGCTTACAGAATGGCTATTTTTCTACCAACTGATtagataaactaaaataaaagttttgatatatatacacacacatatacatacatacacatatatataaaaccacacctcaaaaattgtgaatttaatgcattcttgctgattaaaagtattaatcccccccccccccccaaaaaaaaaatatcttcaaaacTTTGCATGTTCAGTGAGAAAGCATAGAGAAAAATTTTAACAAATGGCCACCATGTTTCTTTTGGCATTGTTTCTGAAAAGAGAAGAGAACAGCTGATATTAGCTGGTTTCTTCATTAAAGCGCTCCTTCAGCATTTTCCAATATAGCGCTATGGGAAAAGTCAGAAATGTTTAATGGGATAGACAGATGCGTGCAACTACCCACAAAAAGCACACGCTTTTGTGTCAGTTACCTTCGAGACCAATATTTATCGGAAAGACTGCATCTTTTCAACGGAGCTGAGGGCTAAACGGTGGCTTTATATCTTTAAGAGTGTCACCGCAGAGGATACATTTAAAACAAGCGGAAAAAAGCCAAACTGTGTCAGTGTGACATCTGTTCCTAAGAAGTAACAGAAGGAGAGAGAAGCAAGGCAGGTGGTCACATACATGCATATCCAGCTTAGATTAAGCTCTAATTCACTTACTGGCACTTACACGACATCCCAGGTGGGCTAACACACAAAACCAGAGAAAGCCTTAAAGCTGACAATGAAAATAAGTGGGTAACAACAAAACTACCCGTTTCAATAAACCACTGAAGCTGATCTCTTCCTCCTACCCAAACCAGGATTCATTCTGATATCACGCTTGCACACCTGTTCACAGATCGCTCCAGTCATGGTGACCGGGAAAGGCCTGACGTTACCGCGGCCCAGGTTCTCTCTTTTCCTCTGGTTGCTGAAGAGCTTCAGCTCTCGTTTTTCCTCATCATCCAGACTGTTACAGTATCGCACCTGCACAACAAGAGCTCAGGTCAGCGGTGTCACATAAACATGGCCACACGCCGCAAATGATGGCATGTACCAACACACATGCATTCTGATCGGTGACCTTTTCATGTAAGACCTCAAGCTGATCTCACCTCATTGTCATGTGGGGGGAGCTGATGAAGAAGCTGCTTGATGCGATGCTTCTCCCCAGGACTGTTCACGTATGGTACTTTATCCTCCGGCAAAGAGCTGTAGTACTGATGCACCTGGAGTGAcattggaaaacagcagctttgAATTACTTTGAGtgatgcaagcaaaaaaaaaaaaaaaaaaaaaaaaaaaagattagctatcgtttaaataaatacaattattgctttactttatttaaacaattcTTCTTACATAAACAGTTGGATTTTGGCACTTGAGGgactattaattattttaaacatgatttatgctaagaaatgaataataataataatactgaaataaatacaatttaaaacaaattatagagCACCAGCAAGTTTCAGAGCTCACACACTTGGGTGACACGGTCACAAACACAGGGGTGGAATTTCTACATCCCTGTTGTTAACCCCTTCCCCCCATTTTGCCCAACGTCCTTGcctttcacacacttacacacacagctATAACAGTCACAGTGATTTATGGATGAGCAATGCATGAGTTAATGGAATCGGCTCATTCTATCCCCCTGATGTGTTATATGGAGGACCCTTTATCTCAAGATAATAAGAATGTATGACCAGAGCTCATCCCAACTTAATTAGCCAtatgatgtttacatttttttggatgaaaatggAAATGATCATAGTTGTCTATTTAACAATGAAATTGAAGTGTAAATACATCACACATTGGATTTGATAATTGGCCAAATAATGAGAACACAAGTCTGCATTACACAATAATATAATTGCCTATTGATTCGTGGCTGGATTATTGTTTTGGAAAGCAAACAGGCCAGGGAGGAATCCAGACTTAGGAGCAATAATAAGGTCCTGCAGCCTCAGACCACATATCCAAACCTATTACACAGATTTGATGGCCTAATGGCTTAATCTGATATACAGCAGGGGCCATCTGCCTCCGTCACACATACCATATAAACTGCCATGTATAAGAAACAGTGCTGAAGAGCCACTGGGAACTGTAATGAAAAAGCATGCAAGCAGCATGCAAGCAGACCGAACATAGCAACAACAACGTTATTAAAACTTAATACTATtgcttttttttcatgaaataataAAACCGATATTTTAGGAAAAACTTCAAGAACAGAAAAACTAGGCAACTTACTAAAATTAGGTATACACACTTGGATTTTGGCACTTGggaaattaaacaaatacataaaaatagaaatttgaaacaaagactaattaaaaatgataaagcactttagaaaatgacaaaaacttcaattaaaaataatatgaaagctgaaaatataaaagtcCTTGATTTGGAATCTGCAATCTTTGCATTGGAAATTACAGACATTAAGGTCAATTACCTGAGCTACAAGTAACGTGactaattgagaaaaaaaaaagcatcataaatctGATGGACACAAATTGCAGTTCCATTTGGTGTGGCTAGGGGTGCAAATATTAAACCTAAGCCttcataaaacaacataaatgtgGTATTATTACTCTGCAATGCCTGTGATTTTACAGAGCAGTGCAAACGTCTGATATGTAAAGACAGGAATGAAATATtgttcatctcagagtcccatcaaaatgtgtttttacaggGAGCAGGAAACATTTGGGATAAATTCTGAAACAAAATCATCAGCTTTTTCAGTGAGGCGTGGGATTTGTTTTCAGAGCTCCGTCCATGTCCGGTGTTTAATGCCTCCCTGTAATAAAGAGCTGTCTCTTTAAAAGAGGTGATGCTCTTTTGTTGCTTGTGTTGGCCGGTATTGGTGTCAGCAAGGGGTTTCTGAAGGACTTGTGCAGAGGTTCTTTTGGGATAACTGAAAATTTCACGAATCGCCAACTGTGGTCTGGTCTTGGTAAATTACAGTGCAGACATCCAACAATAACATGCTCCCCGGGCCAGCAAAAGAACTGTTGTGACGCAGTGATCAGAAGGACATGGATCCACAGCCCAAAGCACTCACACAGAGGAACCGCTTGTGGAAATAACTATAATCAGCAGGAAGGGATCTGGCAACCCGCCCTGGTGTCAAGGGACCTGGCAACTGCATTTTGCGTCAGACAGCGAGAGGGTGAACGAAATGCAAATGATCTTGATTTGAGGGCAAACTAACCAGAGCCCAAACATCTGTTTTCCACTGAATAAATAAAGGCAATGCCTTAGAGAAAGAAGGCATGGCATACGCTGGATGACACAGTAAATCTGCACCaaaatttgatgtaaaaaaaaaaaaaaaaattattttaacaataatcacattttaattaaactggcTACACATTTACAAGCGCTAACATCTAGAGCTGCGACACCAATATATCCTGATTCTGATTCACACAATCTTGATTCGATTCCagttatttaaatgataatatacATTTTGCTTACGTATGAAATAATTTCTCTTTCTTAAATTGGGCATTATAAAGAACCATCTCATTAGAGTAATTTATCAGTAACTAAACAACACAGGTTATGCTGTATATTTTtgagtcatttgtttgtaaatTGGATACACTCatcacttaagcccctttcacactgcacgtcggacccgcaatattcccgtaacattgcctggtcgccttctgtgtgaaagcaaccacgtcccggaattgattaccgaatcgaacccgggtcggggacatagtaacattgcggtaatcgatccggaacgagcgctgtgtgaacaaaagccagatctaattccgtatcgaagtgatgacgcgcgttatcgcgcgactcttttaccggctgttttgaaggaagatcaacattcgcgacgaaaacatatatgcaaactgtaatgaagcagagatcagttagttcctcactttccgcgctgactcagagatcgtttgcttgcttcagttaaagtataacgtgcctagcgtttttcgactcgtacattacacgtcacgcgctgatgtcacgtgtcgttacgggatcttcaagggttgtgtgtgaaagcacgcacatataccgggtcatcactggcagtgtgaaagtgccaaatctagcgaccagggaacaattacaggaacactttacccctgtatttgccggaatggcagtgtgaaaggggctatacagTACTACATCACTGAATTACTGTAAAAaaccagttcataagagtcattcaatCTGTAAATGGAGAAGTTGAACATTACTTACTAAAAAGAACTCActtataagagtcatttgttcaggaatcagCTTACAGTGGTTACAAGACATGCTTGATTTGTATGCTGGAATATACAGCAGATATAACAGTACATTTaggaaaaacaggaaaaaaaaaccttcagcaaGTACAGCTGATGGGCCAATACATTTCTTAGCAGCTAATTGGATTATACGACTAATTCCACTCATGTGAGCATTTGAGAACACATGTAAGCGTCAGAGAGATTTTGGAAACATGGTTGGTGTCTTCACTGCAAAAGCCAAATTATAAAATAGCTGTTGGATAATGATTATTGTGCAGATGTTCACACTTTCAAATTAATCTggtacaaaaaatgtttttttctcttgcaGCCAACATAATAGTCTCTGGAAACCTACAGAAAAACATGCGTTCGGATACCAAATGTTCTGAAACGCATAGCAGAGCTGCCATCTTATCTTATTATGGATGTGGATGGCCTAAATTTCCACTCTCTGTCTAAGCAAAGCTAATTTGTCATGGCCTGAGGTAATCACTGTCTCTGGGTGAAACTGCAGACACCAGCTTTCAAAGCACAGAGAAAGGCATAATTAATAGCTTGCTAATAACATGCATGGACACCGAGTTCTTGTATCCCAG harbors:
- the LOC113111257 gene encoding prickle-like protein 2, with the protein product MPLEMEKTVTKLMYDFQRNSTSDDDSGCALEEYAWVPPGLKPEQVHQYYSSLPEDKVPYVNSPGEKHRIKQLLHQLPPHDNEVRYCNSLDDEEKRELKLFSNQRKRENLGRGNVRPFPVTMTGAICEQCGGQINGGDIAVFASRAGHGVCWHPQCFVCSMCDELLVDLIYFYQDGKIFCGRHHAERLKPRCSACDEIIFSDECTEAEGRHWHMKHFCCFECETVLGGQRYIMKEGRPYCCTCFESLYAEYCDSCGEHIGIDQGQMTYDGQHWHATEACFSCARCKKSLLGRPFLPKQGQIFCSRACSVGDDQNGSDSSDSAFQSARSREARRSSSKSNKSNNDGRGGDGNQAGKGSAGRYSADVDPLSLQMDLLSLSSQTPSLNRESPSWKTPAEMYGFESRNELSSNPLHLLSQCNIRTSYSSNLSPGHPADSRPKEPVASKRPPVSALKGQSMNENWFQPGPEDYYPPALRTQASFQEVPHNSFMDKRSVSLHVFQREKEKDVGPQMGRSRNPISTLGFSEHLTPLEQTPHGSMESLALSNATGASADGGSKRQEHLSRFSMPDLSKDSGMNVSEKSNMGTLSSSVQFHSSESLRSLNSAQPYLELEAPVQVKFPVQYPREQPGISALPPGFTYQEEDRISLVSNANNARLPPMSERTRRRSIDHQEPRRRHHHHRSRRSRRSRSDNALNLAAERRPAPKRSQLHVREDYDQFPPPRGSRDNYGSGSSRLRQQPFRPCPRTTSDLTLQNPALHRHQGPYSWDQYDYDDDWCSTCSSSSESEDEGYFLGEPIPRPVQLRYMTSEELLRKYNSSGLGASGQFESRGQLHTRKRRKSKNCIIS